GCTTTGCTAAATCAGGTGTTTGGCAAATGGCAAGCCACAGGTAAGCCACCTGTTCTCAAAATACAGTCCGTACCATTACCACAAACTTTGACACGTCTCAACAAAGTAATTCCCGGTAAATCTGAGGCTGTGACTTACATCGGCTACAGCGGAATCTCTCGGAAAGATCCACGTTATTATGCGGCGCTGGTACTAAATCAAATTTTGGGTGGTGATACCTTATCGAGCCGCCTGGGTACGGAAGTGCGCGATCGCCAAGGTTTAACTTACGGTATATACAGTGGTTTTGCCGCCGGCATCAATCCCGGCCCATTCTTGATTCAAATGCAAACTGCTCCTGGAGATGCCCAAAAAGCGATCGCCAGTACTCTCGCTTTGCTCAAACAGTTACGCGAACAAGGAGTGACTGAGGCTGAATTTAACACAGCAAAACGCTCAATTACCAATAGCTACCCCGTAGATTTAGCTAATCCTAGTGATGTATCCAGCATCATTTTGGATAATGCTGTCTTGGGACTTTCGCGATCGGAAATCCGAGAGTTTCCTCAACGGATTCAAGCAGTGACTATGGCTGACATCCAAAAGGCAATTGAAGATTTAATTAAGCCAGAAAATCTAGTGATTGTCACCACTGGCCCTGGAGATGCTGTAACAAAGGGCGGCTAATTATCTCAGATAGATAGGAATGCGATTTAATTTTTGACATACTCCCCGGCGTGAACGCACGGAGATTCTGGAGTAATGAGTAATGAGTAAGAATATTTACTTGTTACTCATTACTCCAAAGCCGTGCTAGAAGTACGGGGCTTTAAACCCATTTTTTCGGTAAAAATTGCAATAATTAAGATCCCCGACAACTTTTACGAAGTCGGGGATCTCATTGTTCACGAATGATTTAGAAGTGCAGGTTTAAATTGAATAAGATACTGGGAATGATTTTGCATCCTTTGGCTTCACATACACTCGCTGTTTCGCTTCTAACTCTAGGTCATTAAAGCGATCGCGTGTTAAATGCGCTGTCAATATTTGTCCATCATCGAAAGTTAATTCTACTTGAATTTCCCAACCCAAATGTACTAACCGACTCACTGTCGCGGGTGTCGTGGCATCGTTGGCGCTAGTTTCAAAAATTACATCTTGCGGACGCAAAAACACTTGTGGATGTGGTGCATCAAATCCGCTACTTTTAAAAATCTTTGAACTGCTGGGTAATACGTTCACCGGGCCAATGAAGCTCATCACAAAAGCTGTAGCAGGATCATCGTAAATTTCAGATGGTGTCCCCACCTGTTCCACACGCCCTTTATTCATCACCACAACCTCATCGGAGACTTCCATTGCTTCCTCTTGGTCGTGGGTGACGAAAACTGTGGTAACATGAACCTCATCATGGAGGCGGCGTAACCATGCCCGTAAATCTTTGCGGACTTTCGCATCAAGTGCGCCAAAGGGTTCATCTAGCAACAAGACTTCCGGTTCTACAGCCAGTGCCCTCGCTAATGCTACCCGTTGTCTTTGACCACCAGAAAGTTGTGATGGATAGCGATCGCCTAATCCAGTCAATTGCACCAATTCGAGTAATTGTTCTACCCGCCCTTTAATTCTCTTTGGTTGTGCCTTCCGAATTTCTAAGCCAAAGGCAATATTTTGCTTGACAGTTAGATGCTTGAATAGCGCATAGTGCTGAAACACAAACCCAATATTTCGCTCTTGCACGCTTTGGTATGTAGCGTCCTTACCAGTAAGCAAGATTTTACCGCTATCTGGCATTTCTAAACCGGAAATCAACCGTAATAGCGTAGATTTACCTGAACCCGATGGCCCGAGTAACGCAACTAGCGAACCACTCTTAATTTCCAGGCTGACTTCATCAACTGCCTTGAAACTCCCGAATTGTTTGGAGACGTTCTCAACTACTATGCCCACTGCCGCTGTACCTCTACAACTAAATCTACAGCTCCTTGGTAGGATTACTGTGTCTTACATATACCATACATAATTATTTATAGATGAACAAGATTTAGCTACCACAGCTACCGCAATCGAGGAAGCTACAATCAGCACCACTGCAATCTAGAGAACTGCAATCAGCAGCACCACAATCTAGGGAACCACAATCAGGAATCACGGTAGCCATTTCAGCACAATTGCAGCCCAAATCGGCACAATCAAGACAGTTAGTATTGCTATTGTTAATAAATGAGGATTTTTGAGCAACTTTACCAGATGCTTGTCGTTGCGGCGTGTCTGTTTCTTCCTCTGGGGATTCTTCTGAGTTATCGGTTTGCGCTCGCAAAATTTGGTTAGCTTGCTTGCAAGCTTGAAATCGTTCACGGGAATTGATAAAAGCTGCTTTTAACCCTTCCTTAGCAATTACCCGCTTGATGTATTGAGAACAAGATTCGCCGCCATATAGTATTCTGTGGGCACAAGCAAAACCTTTGTGTGGGGAAATGTGCTTTTGATATCCAGTAATTGCGGCAGTACCAACTTGTCTAGTAAAAGAATCGAATAAGGAAATCTGCATATTGGGGACTGGGGATTGGGGATTAGGTAAGCGATATTAATATTCTTCATTCTTCCCAATACCTAATACTCAATATCTAATCCCAAATCCCAATCACAAATCCCCAGTCCCCAGTCCCCAATACCCAGTCCAATTCGTATCGAAACATTAAGGAATATTGCATTTGTGCAGAAACCTGAAGGTAAACCGCCAAATCACTAGAAAGACCGTGGTAGTATGCTCTCGGTAAATGTGAAGATTGGGAGAAAGACCTTTGACACTACGGGTTGCTGTTATTGGGTCAGGCCCTGCTGGTTCATCTGCCGCTGAAACACTGGCAGCCTCTGGGATTGAAACCTACCTGTTTGAGCGGAAGCTAGACAATGCAAAGCCTTGTGGGGGTGCAATTCCCCTGTGTATGGTGAGTGAATTTGACTTACCACCAGAGATAATCGATCGCCGGGTACGGAAGATGAAAATGATTTCGCCTTCCAACCGCGAGGTTGATATCAATTTGGTAAATGAAGATGAATATATAGGAATGTGCCGCCGGGAAGTGCTGGATGGCTTTTTGCGCGATCGCGCGGCCAAACTAGGCGCAAATTTAATTAATGCCACTGTTCATAAACTCGATATACCAGGAAACAATACTGACCCCTATACCATCCATTACATTGACCATACAGAAGGCATATCACAGGGGATTGCTAAAACCCTGAAGGTGGATTTAGTAATTGGGGCAGACGGGGCTAATTCTCGCGTTGCTAAAGAAATGGACGCTGGGGATTACAATTATGCGATCGCTTTCCAAGAGCGAATTCGCTTACCCGAAGACAAAATGGCATACTATAACGACCTCGCCGAAATGTATGTCGGTGATGACGTTTCTACCGATTTCTACGCTTGGGTTTTCCCCAAATATGACCACGTAGCTGTCGGTACTGGCACGATGCATATTAATAAAGCCAGCATCAAACAGTTACAAGCTGGTATCCGCGCCCGTGCTTCCGAAAAGCTAGCAGGCGGTAAAATCATCAAAGTCGAAGCCCACCCCATTCCTGAACATCCCCGTCCCCGTCGTGTTGTCGGTCGCATCGCTTTGGTGGGAGATGCTGCTGGTTACGTTACCAAGTCTTCTGGCGAAGGTATTTATTTTGCCGCTAAATCTGGGCGGATGTGTGCCGAAACCATTGTGGAAACATCTAATGGTGGTAGCCGCATTCCTACAGAAGGCGACCTTAAGGTTTACCTGAAGCGTTGGGATAAAAGATACGGACTCACCTACAAGGTGCTGGACATTCTACAAACCGTGTTCTATCGTTCTGACGCCACCCGCGAAGCCTTTGTGGAAATGTGTGATGACCTCGATGTACAACGGCTAACATTCGATAGCTATCTGTATAAGACGGTCGTCCCAGCTAATCCCATCACCCAATTGAAGATTACTGCCAAAACTATTGGTAGTCTAATTCGGGGTAATGCCCTTGCACCTTAATTGAGGGCAAAGGACTGGGAATTCCAACAAGTACATTACTCAATTTTGTGGGGTGGATATCTTGCACGCTGATTAATCAGGGCGGGCAAGATGCCCACCCCACAATATATATTTTTATCATTTGATAGTAATGGTTAGTGAGGAAGGCTAATCATGCAACTAAATCGATTCGACAACATTCAGGAATTCTGGCACTGCACTCAGGCTTACTTACTCCAGCATCAGGTAGAAAATAATGTTTTGCTCAGTATTTTGCATACCTTGTTGCATAACCCAGAACGTTATCTGAGTAAGCCTTATTTAGCAATTGTCCAAACAAGTGGCGAAATTCTGGCTGTTGCCATCCGCACCCCACCTCAAAAATTGATCCTATCCAAAGCCCAGAATATGGATGCTTTGCAGTTGATTGCTCAAGATTTGCGTCAAGAGCAACTGCCAGGAAGCATGGGACTGGCAACTGAAGCAGAAATATTCTCGCAGACTTGGCAAAGGCTGACAGGACAATTCTATCAACGGTCGGTGGTAATGAAAATTTACCAATTAACGGCAGTGCAAAGAGTCTCAACGGCCAGGGGATATCTCAGATTGGCAACAGAAAGCGATCGCTCTCTTTTGATTGAGTGGCTTTCTGCATTTTTATCTGAGATAGATCAGGCGGTGAGCGAAGATGTCGAACACCAAGTAGATAATCGGTTGAAAGAGCAGAATACTTATTTTTGGGTTGATAGCACTCCAGTTTCAGTTGCGTCTAGCAAACAATTGTTAGCTACAATTGGTCGGATCAATTTAGCTTATACGCCACCAGAGTATCGTCGCCAAGGATATGCCACTGCCTGTGTCGCAGCGTTAAGCCAAAAACTGCTAGATCAGGGATGCCGCCATTGTTTCCTCATAGCAAATTTAGCCAATCCCACAGCTAATCATATTTATCAAGCAATTGGGTATTGCCCCATTTGCGATTGGCACGGATACTCATTCACCTCAAACGAGTAAGGATAATAAAGCGATCGCTCCAGACTGTTAAAGTCAGAGTTTTGGCAAACCTCCTCTAACTTGTCATGCTTGGGTGGAGGTTAGGTATGCTGTATTCTTAACTTCAGCGATAAATTGCTTTTTGAATAAATGCTTAATTTTATTTCCTATTTGTTTTTGGCTCAAGCTTCGCCTTCTCCAGCACCGCAGGAAATTTTCATTCCCCAACAAACAAGACCTTTAACAGGTCATCTTGACGAAGTACCAGTATTTAACAGTAATAACCCAGAAGTAGTTCAGAGTGAAGGAATTCTGCTCTCTACATTTCCTCCTCAAGGCAAAAAAGTGCCTAGCGCCCACCTGAACTTTCCATTTCAGGGACGGTTTGATTTATTTTCTCACCATATTGCTAGAGCAATTGAGACTCCAAATGATTTGCGGACTCTTTATTTGGGAGTGATTGTTTACAATCCCAGCGATCGCCCTGCAACTGTCAACATTTTGCAAGCAGCTAGTTATGTTAGTCAACCTGATGCACCTTTTGTCAAGCTGCCTCCCATGCAGGACAATAATTCGGGAGACGTTTTTGCTGGGCCAGGCGATCGCGCGATGAATGATGTGCTGCGAGTCAAACGGCAAGGATGGCCAGCCCAGTTGGTAATTCCACCAAAACAAAGCCGGATGTTAATGAATCATCCCATTCCAGTGCGAACTTTAACGCCGCCATTGAATGGACGTTCTACTTTGTTACGTTTGTATAGCGATAATCCAGTTTATCTGGCCAACCTGGCCATGTTTGCCAAACCCAATCCCGATGGTAGTGAACGAGCGCCAACTTTAGAAGAATGGGAGAATTTGTTAGAAAATGGTGATTTTGCAGGGCCTCGTGAACCTGCTCCCAGTCCTCCAGATCGCCTTGAAGGGGCAACAGAAATTTATGGACGAGTAGCAGGGGTAGCTATTGGCTCTCGTTGGCAAGCACAAGTTACCGACTCTAATAGTTCATACCTGACAATTCCCAAATCAGGACAAGCTTTTTCTTACGGTTTAAGTACCCTTTTAGCAGGCAAAATGGGTACTGGACAAAACCAAACTGCTAAACTCGTAGCGCGTTATCCTGGTAGTGCTTACGAAGCTCACGGCAACTACGGCATTGAATACAACATCTCTCTACCATTATTCAACAATACGGATAAGCCACAAACTATAAATGTGCTTTTCCAAACGCCTATTAAAGAAGATGAGTTAAGTAAACCAGGGCTACGCTTTTTTTCACCACCTGAACCATCTGTCTTTTTCCGTGGCACTGTTCGTATTCGCTACAATGACGATAATGGCTTACCCAGAACCCAATACTGGCACTTAGTTCAACAACGGGGACAGATGGGAGAACCGCTTGCTCAATTAAAAATATCTCCTGGTCAGCGGCGACTGGTAAAAGTGGATTTTCTCTACCCGCCTGATGCTACGCCCCCTCAAATGCTGACAATTCAAACTGTAGACCAGACATAAGGCAGAGGGCAACATTTCTCAATCTCAGGGAATATACGTCTTTACTTTAGTGCAATTTCTGATAAAACAGATGTTGTTCTGAGTTTGCTGGGGCAAAATAGAAAACATGACGATTGAATCCAATTCTTCTAATCTACCAACCCCAGAACCAGACCCCGAAAACGATTCGCAACCAAATGACTTTGACGGTAGTGCAACTGAGAAGAACCTTAATTCAGAAGTACTAGCGACACAACAAGCACTAGCGGCGATCGCGTCTTTAAATTCTCCCCAATATACAACTGCACTACAACAAGCTCGTTCGGAAGTCAAGCACCCCACTACCAAACAATTCACAGTTAAGCCCAGGGCATTGCTGATTACTCTAATCGCGATCGCCATCACCTTTATTGGAATTATCCTTAATAACTGGATCGTTGGCATTATCGGCACACTGATGGCTTTGGTGTTATCCCTGGCGATATTATTACCTTGGTTCCAAGAAGTTTTAGACGAGTGGTTTTCACCCCAAGAACGCACGCTGTTTGTAGCCTTTTTGGGACTATTAGTAGCCATCATCGGCTTGATCAGATTCACAGGTGTAGGCGATCGCTTGCTTGTTTTAGGACGCCAAATTAATTGGGATATTGCTGGAACCCTAGCAGATTGGTTTGGCGCATTGGGGCAAATTCTCATCGCCATCATTGCCGTTTACGTAGCATGGCGACAATATGTCATTTCTAAAGACTTGACAATTCAGCAAAACCTGCTGACAGTTCAGCAAAATATTATCACCCAGCAACAGACCATTGATTCCTATTTCCAAGGCGTTTCCGACTTAGTATTAGATGAAGAAGGATTATTAGAAGATTGGCCGCAAGAAAGAGCGATCGCTGAAGGACGTACAGCGGCAATTTTAAGTAGTGTCGATGGTAGTGGGAAAGCGAAAATTCTCCGCTTTCTCTCACGTTCCAAGTTGTTATCACCTCTAAAACGCGATCGCCTATTAGGTAGAGCCATTCTCGACGGGACTGGCGGATATGCAGAAGACCGCCTCGAAGGTGTGCGTGTCATCGACTTAGGTGTAATGCTAGCCGCAGCCGACCTTTCTGGTACTGATTTACGTTGGACTGATTTGAGCGAGGCTAATCTTGTCCGTGCTAATCTGTCCGGTTGTGACTTAGTAAAAGCCAACCTCTCCCGCACAATTTTATATAACGCTAATCTTAGTGGTGCTGACATCAACGGGATTCGTCTATTTTATGGCGTAGTAGATAAAGCATCACCCCGCAGTCGCACCGAACCACCAGATTATGAAACCGGCGAACAAACTGGCGCTGTCGTAGAAAATATCGATTTGACGAATGTGCAGCGGATGTCTGAGTCTACACGTTGTTATTGTTGCACTTGGGGTGGTGAAAAAACCAGAGGTACTATTCCTGGTGGTTGTGAAGGTATTCCCAATAAGTTGGGAAGATAGTTATACCAAGTTTAAATACTTCTCTGCAAAGAGTGCTACGTGTTCCCCAATCTCTAACTCTAGCGACCCGCAACAAATATCTGTTCTGCGGTCAAATTCAGGTCTGGAAATGTTTGGGAGATGAGGCGTTCTGTTCCTCTAAACTGTTGTCCTTGATAAGTTCCATCGATTAACTGATAAATAGTGATTACAGGTTGCTTGGATAAGCCGATGTAGCGTTTACCTCCTAGCCCTAGATAATCTGCGATCCAATACTCCCCAATACCTAAAGTTTCGTAGTCTTCCACTTTCCGGGCATAGTCATTCTGCCAATTGGTACTGACAACTTCTATGACTAATTTAACAGATTTACCTAGTGTAATTAATAGTGGCTGAAACCATCAAGATTTGTCCTTCCAGGTTCAGAATTAGAGCAGCAATACTGCTCTTAATTATTCTAACTACCTTTAATTAGGCAAAAGTCAATTGACTAATACGCTTCAAAATTTGGAGTACATTATATAACTCATTGCCACGGTTACGGACATCAAAAATATCCGAAGTGGTATAGCGAGGAGGATAACCTTTGAGCAGTTTAATGAACATAAAACTGCCACCAGAAGTAATCATACCAAATACTACATCTTGTGACTGGGGAGCAGCCAGCATATATGCCAGAATTTGGTCAAGTCCTGCTTCTACCGAATAAGCAACCTGTTTAGACTCAATAACTGTTACCCAGAATTTTTGATTTAGAAGTAAAAAGTCAATTCGTCCTTTGATGATAGTTTGTTTGTCTTGTGTTTCAATCTCGATAGATTTCTCTAATTTGAGGTGAAAAGGAGGTAAATAAAACTTGCCAATGAATAGTAGTGGTGATAAAACAATCGTGTTAACTGTATTTTCTAATAAAGGCGGATAGTTTCGCAAATTTATGTAACCTGCCTTTATTTGATCCAATAGCTGCTTTTCTAAACTTGTCAGTTCAGGTAGGTCATCTTGCCACTCTCGAAAGAATTCTTCCGAATCAACTAACTCTAATCCATAGAGCAATATTAGTTGCTCAAGTGTGACGTTTTCCGCAGCAAGAGTTTGAACCATAATGTTAATCAAGCAGTAGAAAAATCTACCAGTTTAGTAATTCTCACCTTCAGGTAGGGTGAGGATTTCAACGCCATCTTCAGTTACAGCTAAGGTATGCTCACATTGAGCAGAAAGCTTGCGATCGCGCGTTACCGCAGTCCACTTATCACTGAGAACTTCGACTTCGTAAGTACCTTCGTTAATCATTGGCTCAATGGTAAAAACCATCCCTGGTCTGAGGCGCTTGCCCTTACCGCGTGTACCATAGTGGGGAACATCTGGCGCAGTATGGAAAATGTTACTGATGCCGTGTCCAACGAAATCTCGTACCACAGAAAAGCCTTGTGCTTCAGCATACTCTTGAATAGCTGCACCAATGTCGCCAATACGTGCCCCTGGCTTAACTTCAGCAATACCCAGGCGGAGACATTCTTCTGTCACCTCTACCAACTTTCTCGTTTTTGGAGAAGGAGTACCAACAAAAAATGTCTTGGATGTATCGCCGTGATAACCTTCAACAATCGGCGTAACATCAATATTAATGATGTCACCTTCTTTCAGAATTTGCTTGGCATTGGGAATGCCGTGACAAATTACCTCATTTACACTAGTGCAAATCGATTTCGGATAACCTTTATAACCAAGGGGTGCGCTTTTTGCTCCATGCGCTTGTGTCCAACGTTCGGCTTCATCATTTAGTTCAAGAGTGCTAACCCCTGGCTTCACAAATGGTTCGAGATGCTGGAGAAGTTTAGCAGCTAAACGTCCAGCTTGACGCATTTTCTCTATTTCTCGTTGGGATAAAATAACAATTAGTTCGGTTTTCATTAACTTTTATCTAGAAATCTTTCATAAACATAGTTAACCCTGTCTGTGCGGCTCTTTGGGCAGCATCAGCAACCTTTAGGGTATATAAGCTCTCCTCTGGGGTAACGTACAAAGGAGTGCCATCAAAAAGATGGTCTAATACCATACTCGTATCTTTAGCGAACAAACCCCGTCGAGGACCAACCTCTATAGATGTTGTTTCTCCTGGCTGGATGAAAATTCCGGTGTCACCATCAAAAATTAAACCACCTTTTTCGCCGTGAACTTCAAACTTGCGTTCTGATTGCCAAAGACTTTCACCTTTACCGTACACTACTTGGGCTAAAAGTCCACTGTTAAAGCACAGTTCACTAGTGCAGAAACAGGTTTGGTAATATTCCGGTTCTATTTCCCAATATCGCTGGTGACAGTTAACTGTAAATACTTTACCAAATAAATCGATGAGGCGATGTAGGCGAGACAGGGCCCCAATTAAGGGAAAGCCGAACAAATCGTGGTTATAAGTCCATTTGCGGGGTGCAGGATTTTGAGGATTGATGGTGCTGTAGCGAACATAAAACACTTCACCAATTTTGGCTAAGTTTTGCTTCAAGGCTTGATGCAAACCACCCAAAAGTTCCAGGTGTTCTATATGCAGAAGTTTTTGTTTTGCTTTGGCTAAAGCAATCAATTCCTCTGCTTCGACTACATCCAACGAAAGAGGATACTCTACAATCACATGTTTGTCGTTGGTTAGCGCTGCACGCGCGATCGCCCCATGATCTCGATTAATCGTAGATATCGCCACTAGGTCTATATCTTCACGTTCTACTAGCTCTTGCCAAGAACTCAATGTTTCAATCTGGTACTCTTTAGCAAAGGCTTCGGTTTTTTCGCTTGTATGACCAACAACTGCGACTAGGTGCGATCGCTCATCGTGGAGCAATGCTTCAGCCCGAAACTTTGCCGCATATCCAGTACCGATCAAACCTACACGCACTTTTGCTTTTTCCGAAGCAGCTTTTGAATTATACATGATCCTCACTAGTTCTGTTTTTGATCGTCTCACGCTTCTAGTGGTCAGATTCTCTCTTCATTGGGTTCACCAGTCTAGACTCTACAACATTCGTCAGAACCCCTCAAGCACGTATGAGACTTTATTTTCAAAAGAAAGCCCCCTTTTTGAAAGCAGAGCTAACGTGCTGCACAATACACAAAATTTGTCAAATAATGAACAGAAAAATTTTGGAAAAAGTTACCGCATCAGCTTGCTTTCGTCGGGGTATGCGATCGCAATCTAAGGGACTGACAAATAACAAAATATCCAATTAACTCTTGTGGGGTGGGCAACAAGAGCGCCCTAATGATACAAGTTAAATGTGTAACAGCTTAACATTAATAT
This Nostoc sp. C052 DNA region includes the following protein-coding sequences:
- a CDS encoding pentapeptide repeat-containing protein codes for the protein MTIESNSSNLPTPEPDPENDSQPNDFDGSATEKNLNSEVLATQQALAAIASLNSPQYTTALQQARSEVKHPTTKQFTVKPRALLITLIAIAITFIGIILNNWIVGIIGTLMALVLSLAILLPWFQEVLDEWFSPQERTLFVAFLGLLVAIIGLIRFTGVGDRLLVLGRQINWDIAGTLADWFGALGQILIAIIAVYVAWRQYVISKDLTIQQNLLTVQQNIITQQQTIDSYFQGVSDLVLDEEGLLEDWPQERAIAEGRTAAILSSVDGSGKAKILRFLSRSKLLSPLKRDRLLGRAILDGTGGYAEDRLEGVRVIDLGVMLAAADLSGTDLRWTDLSEANLVRANLSGCDLVKANLSRTILYNANLSGADINGIRLFYGVVDKASPRSRTEPPDYETGEQTGAVVENIDLTNVQRMSESTRCYCCTWGGEKTRGTIPGGCEGIPNKLGR
- a CDS encoding sulfate/molybdate ABC transporter ATP-binding protein, with the protein product MGIVVENVSKQFGSFKAVDEVSLEIKSGSLVALLGPSGSGKSTLLRLISGLEMPDSGKILLTGKDATYQSVQERNIGFVFQHYALFKHLTVKQNIAFGLEIRKAQPKRIKGRVEQLLELVQLTGLGDRYPSQLSGGQRQRVALARALAVEPEVLLLDEPFGALDAKVRKDLRAWLRRLHDEVHVTTVFVTHDQEEAMEVSDEVVVMNKGRVEQVGTPSEIYDDPATAFVMSFIGPVNVLPSSSKIFKSSGFDAPHPQVFLRPQDVIFETSANDATTPATVSRLVHLGWEIQVELTFDDGQILTAHLTRDRFNDLELEAKQRVYVKPKDAKSFPVSYSI
- the yidD gene encoding membrane protein insertion efficiency factor YidD gives rise to the protein MQISLFDSFTRQVGTAAITGYQKHISPHKGFACAHRILYGGESCSQYIKRVIAKEGLKAAFINSRERFQACKQANQILRAQTDNSEESPEEETDTPQRQASGKVAQKSSFINNSNTNCLDCADLGCNCAEMATVIPDCGSLDCGAADCSSLDCSGADCSFLDCGSCGS
- a CDS encoding Gfo/Idh/MocA family protein produces the protein MYNSKAASEKAKVRVGLIGTGYAAKFRAEALLHDERSHLVAVVGHTSEKTEAFAKEYQIETLSSWQELVEREDIDLVAISTINRDHGAIARAALTNDKHVIVEYPLSLDVVEAEELIALAKAKQKLLHIEHLELLGGLHQALKQNLAKIGEVFYVRYSTINPQNPAPRKWTYNHDLFGFPLIGALSRLHRLIDLFGKVFTVNCHQRYWEIEPEYYQTCFCTSELCFNSGLLAQVVYGKGESLWQSERKFEVHGEKGGLIFDGDTGIFIQPGETTSIEVGPRRGLFAKDTSMVLDHLFDGTPLYVTPEESLYTLKVADAAQRAAQTGLTMFMKDF
- a CDS encoding GNAT family N-acetyltransferase, with product MQLNRFDNIQEFWHCTQAYLLQHQVENNVLLSILHTLLHNPERYLSKPYLAIVQTSGEILAVAIRTPPQKLILSKAQNMDALQLIAQDLRQEQLPGSMGLATEAEIFSQTWQRLTGQFYQRSVVMKIYQLTAVQRVSTARGYLRLATESDRSLLIEWLSAFLSEIDQAVSEDVEHQVDNRLKEQNTYFWVDSTPVSVASSKQLLATIGRINLAYTPPEYRRQGYATACVAALSQKLLDQGCRHCFLIANLANPTANHIYQAIGYCPICDWHGYSFTSNE
- the chlP gene encoding geranylgeranyl reductase is translated as MTLRVAVIGSGPAGSSAAETLAASGIETYLFERKLDNAKPCGGAIPLCMVSEFDLPPEIIDRRVRKMKMISPSNREVDINLVNEDEYIGMCRREVLDGFLRDRAAKLGANLINATVHKLDIPGNNTDPYTIHYIDHTEGISQGIAKTLKVDLVIGADGANSRVAKEMDAGDYNYAIAFQERIRLPEDKMAYYNDLAEMYVGDDVSTDFYAWVFPKYDHVAVGTGTMHINKASIKQLQAGIRARASEKLAGGKIIKVEAHPIPEHPRPRRVVGRIALVGDAAGYVTKSSGEGIYFAAKSGRMCAETIVETSNGGSRIPTEGDLKVYLKRWDKRYGLTYKVLDILQTVFYRSDATREAFVEMCDDLDVQRLTFDSYLYKTVVPANPITQLKITAKTIGSLIRGNALAP
- a CDS encoding restriction endonuclease subunit R, producing the protein MVQTLAAENVTLEQLILLYGLELVDSEEFFREWQDDLPELTSLEKQLLDQIKAGYINLRNYPPLLENTVNTIVLSPLLFIGKFYLPPFHLKLEKSIEIETQDKQTIIKGRIDFLLLNQKFWVTVIESKQVAYSVEAGLDQILAYMLAAPQSQDVVFGMITSGGSFMFIKLLKGYPPRYTTSDIFDVRNRGNELYNVLQILKRISQLTFA
- the map gene encoding type I methionyl aminopeptidase — its product is MKTELIVILSQREIEKMRQAGRLAAKLLQHLEPFVKPGVSTLELNDEAERWTQAHGAKSAPLGYKGYPKSICTSVNEVICHGIPNAKQILKEGDIINIDVTPIVEGYHGDTSKTFFVGTPSPKTRKLVEVTEECLRLGIAEVKPGARIGDIGAAIQEYAEAQGFSVVRDFVGHGISNIFHTAPDVPHYGTRGKGKRLRPGMVFTIEPMINEGTYEVEVLSDKWTAVTRDRKLSAQCEHTLAVTEDGVEILTLPEGENY
- a CDS encoding DUF3370 domain-containing protein, which codes for MLNFISYLFLAQASPSPAPQEIFIPQQTRPLTGHLDEVPVFNSNNPEVVQSEGILLSTFPPQGKKVPSAHLNFPFQGRFDLFSHHIARAIETPNDLRTLYLGVIVYNPSDRPATVNILQAASYVSQPDAPFVKLPPMQDNNSGDVFAGPGDRAMNDVLRVKRQGWPAQLVIPPKQSRMLMNHPIPVRTLTPPLNGRSTLLRLYSDNPVYLANLAMFAKPNPDGSERAPTLEEWENLLENGDFAGPREPAPSPPDRLEGATEIYGRVAGVAIGSRWQAQVTDSNSSYLTIPKSGQAFSYGLSTLLAGKMGTGQNQTAKLVARYPGSAYEAHGNYGIEYNISLPLFNNTDKPQTINVLFQTPIKEDELSKPGLRFFSPPEPSVFFRGTVRIRYNDDNGLPRTQYWHLVQQRGQMGEPLAQLKISPGQRRLVKVDFLYPPDATPPQMLTIQTVDQT